The segment CAGTGAACACATGTTGCATATTGTATTCATACACCTTTGTGGCCCCTGTTTGGCCCCTCTTGGCTCTCCTGGAAAAAAAGTGGCTGTTGAAGGAGCAGATATGGAGCCAGTGACAGCATGCCCCCTGTCTTCTCTCCCGTAGAGCTCAGAGGCCGTTGTCCAATGGCTGAGCGACTTTCAGCTGCAGGTCTACGCTCCAAACTTCCTGGGCGCTGGGTATGACTTGCCCACCATTAGCCGAATGACCCCGGAGGTAAGGCACCTGAACCCTGACCCCCCCGAACCCCCAGAGAGGTCGCAGGCACCTCCAAGGACCACAATGGAAACAAGTCTGCACGACTTTGATTTGTGCTGTCCTTGATGTTTTCAAGCTGCAtgtaaaccattaaaaaaagattaaatgagCACACGTGAACTACTCCAGCGCTGCACCAAGCTCCCGGCTGCTGCATCCCTGCAGGACTGTAGTGGCTTTTTTTGGGATTGTCGTAGCTCAGAATCTCCAATTTCacagcccccccacccccttgttgtgatgtttttagaCATTAATAGCTGCTTTTGTTGTAGTCTGAATTTAGTGTGAACTACAAAGtggtgctaaaaaaataaaaagaatgcatcattaaaaacaagcacaaagtcCTGACCCTCCATCACCTCCAACACTGCGGCTGCTGCCTGTTTTGAGGAACTGGACCGAAGCTCTCCGCCACGCTCACCTACATACAAATAATTTACAGCACACAAAAATTATTTGTATATGTGTGCGCACTGTGCATGCTGACTGGTTCAGAGCGAggctattttaaaaaagcctctGGTCAGAGATGTGGTTGTCTTCTGCCTctcctgctgtgtgtttgggTCACAGCTGCATAAAGTGTGTATTGAGTTATGCAAtcacatgtgtgtgttcatgtgtgtttgtaaaaagtGTGTTCTTGTGTGTCCACCACTGAaatatacagaaacaaaaagagcaaacaacAACAGGATGAtgcactttctttctttattaagtacagtttaaaaacaagctGGACACCGTCATTTCGAGTAGTCTTAATTTAAGTTTgagctttttaaaagttataaCAAAGAAATGAGTATGAAGTGAATTTAAATATCTTTGAGAATCGAGCAGATTACGTCTTGCTTCCTTTTTCGCTGCAgacatttgcttttgcttttctcGCTTTTCTtatgattttgagacatttacaTTGCCGCTCTCTTCTCAACTGGCAGGAGCTTTCATCAGATGTCACGCTGTCACTGTCTCTgatttcctctgtgtgtgtgtgtgtgtgtgtgtgtgtgtgtgtgtgtgtgtgtgtgtgcgagtgagagtgagtgagagagagagactgctggAGATTTAATTTCTCTTTGTGGAGGAAAAAGTGTGAACATGCCACCTCTGCATCTCACCTCTTTGtcctggtgtgtgtttgtgtgtgtaggatcTGACAGCGATTGGAATAACTAAACCAGGTCACAGGAAGAAGATGACATCAGAGATTAACAAACTGAGTGTCAGCGAGTGGCTGCCGGAGCACAAACCTGTGAGTaaaccagcacacacactcagactaCGCTGCGGGCCTGTTTTCAGAGGCAGGCGAGCGCTCACGACTCTCCTCCTACAGGCCAGTCTGGGAGAGTGGCTGTCTGCGATCGGCCTGAGCCAGTACCACCAGGTGTTGGTGCAGAACGGTTACGAGAATATCGAGTTCATCACCGACATCACGTGGGAGGATCTGCAGGAAATAGGCATCATCAAACTGGGTAAGTCGAACACGTATTCAGTATGTTTTTCAGGCGTGCTTGCGTGACGACTGAAGTATGGCCGTTGCAGCGCTGCGTATGCGTGTGGTGGTGTCTGCTGTAAAACATTCAGCggtttgtgaaatgttttggcGAGCTCAGAGCGCAGCGTAAGATCTGTGGAAAGGATGGCGAGAAATTCTGCAAGTATGTGATACTGTTAtatggcatttttatgacatttttcggCGTAATGTACGATACTATGACAATCTCGAGAGATTTTTGACAGCATAGTATACTGTAGTGTTATGTGGCATTTTGGTGCGGACATTGACGACATACATTAATATGACGttattttgggtgatttttaacaacatagtatacaattaaattttggagtcatttttgGAGACATACAATACTGCATTAttaacaacatactgtactacgACATTTCTGCGCCATTTGGgttcattttttgcaacatattaaAGATCAAGTAGTTTCGACCAAGCAACATTATTGGTCCACAAGACTTTTAGGAGGTGCTCAGATATGGATTACAGCACACCTGCCACCATTTCTGAATCACAGCTCCAGAAGACATGAAAGGGTTAACGCAATAATGCAAGTATGGAGGAGCAACACGTGTAATATCATTAACACCATGTTGATAacaaaaactgtgtgtttatggATACAGATCAAAAAACAgatcaaagtaaaagtaacagCTACTTCACGAAACCATAAACTAGCACGAAAACGACATTAATCAGCATAAAACACCCATTCTGCACAGACAACGACCGAAAAACCACTCAGTCCCGATCTGACGTGCTAAAATatcaggtttttggcctttactatactattgccttgt is part of the Plectropomus leopardus isolate mb unplaced genomic scaffold, YSFRI_Pleo_2.0 unplaced_scaffold21034, whole genome shotgun sequence genome and harbors:
- the LOC121965645 gene encoding caskin-1-like; its protein translation is SSEAVVQWLSDFQLQVYAPNFLGAGYDLPTISRMTPEDLTAIGITKPGHRKKMTSEINKLSVSEWLPEHKPASLGEWLSAIGLSQYHQVLVQNGYENIEFITDITWEDLQEIGIIKL